A stretch of Triticum aestivum cultivar Chinese Spring chromosome 1D, IWGSC CS RefSeq v2.1, whole genome shotgun sequence DNA encodes these proteins:
- the LOC123156659 gene encoding probable glucan 1,3-beta-glucosidase A translates to MAASGPLVEQDGTQVQFKSVMQNLFVAAENGGGAALVANRSSASGWETFKLWRIDQNTFNFKVFSNQFVTVAGVNVVATASTPGQSEMFQLVRDDADKNRMRIRAPNVSFLLANNDGSVTADFGESTTWGDDDPSVFAVTRVTGLQGEYQICNGYGKDKAAQVMNDHWSTYIVEDDFAFMAAIGLNAVRIPVGWWIASDPNPPAPFVGGSLQALDNAFTWADMMNNIGVIIHLHAALGSQNPNKHSGTRDGSQTWGDSNITQTVQVIDFLAARSLSVTIFLLEKIWFNEVAPGVSIDSLKRYYQQDYNAVRKHSLTAYVIMSNRLSASSSELVDFASLFGRVVLDGHYYLLFDNKFNSFTVQQNIDYVNNNIASDLSAMTRRDGPLTFVGEWVAEWQVNGAPKEDFQRFANAQMAVYRQATFGWAYWTYKNVNNHWSMQWMINNGYISLQNA, encoded by the exons ATGGCGGCTAG CGGTCCATTGGTGGAGCAGGATGGCACGCAGGTGCAGTTCAAGTCCGTGATGCAGAACCTGTTCGTGGCTGCCGAgaatggcggcggggcggcgctggtCGCAAATCGGTCATCCGCCTCTGGTTGGGAGACCTTCAAGCTTTGGCGTATTGACCAGAACACCTTCAACTTCAAGGTGTTCAGCAACCAGTTCGTGACCGTTGCCGGCGTTAATGTGGTGGCCACGGCCTCCACGCCGGGGCAGTCCGAGATGTTCCAGCTAGTGCGAGACGACGCTGACAAGAATAGGATGAGGATCAGAGCACCCAATGTGTCCTTCTTACTG GCAAACAATGATGGTTCGGTGACGGCCGACTTTGGTGAGAGCACAACCTGGGGCGACGACGACCCGTCCGTGTTTGCAGTGACCAGAGTCACGGGCCTACAAGGGGAGTACCAGATCTGCAATGGATATGGCAAAGATAAGGCCGCACAGGTCATGAAT GACCACTGGAGCACATACATCGTGGAAGACGACTTTGCGTTCATGGCAGCAATTGGTCTGAACGCGGTGAGGATCCCAGTGGGATGGTGGATCGCCAGCGACCCCAACCCTCCAGCTCCATTCGTGGGAGGCTCTCTCCAAGCCTTGGACAACGCGTTCACATGGGCAGA catgatgaacaataTTGGTGTGATCATACACTTGCATGCAGCGCTTGGGTCGCAAAATCCCAACAAGCACAGCGGTACTAGGGATGGCTCGCAGACCTGGGGAGACTCCAACATCACGCAAACTGTGCAAGTCATTGACTTCCTCGCAGCAAGGTCTCTATCTGTTACTATATTTTTACTTGAGAAAATATGGTTTAACG AGGTGGCTCCCGGCGTGTCAATAGATAGCTTAAAAAGATACTACCAACAG GACTACAACGCTGTTAGGAAGCACTCACTTACGGCCTATGTGATCATGTCCAACCGACTTTCAGCGTCTTCGAGCGAGCTCGTCGATTTTGCCTCACTGTTCGGAAGGGTCGTCCTTGACGGGCACTACTACCTGTTGTTCGACAACAAGTTCAACAGTTTCACTGTGCAGCAGAACATCGATTACGTCAACAACAACATCGCCAGTGATCTCAGCGCCATGACAAGGCGAGATGGCCCTCTCACCTTTGTTG GTGAATGGGTGGCCGAGTGGCAGGTAAACGGTGCACCGAAGGAAGACTTCCAACGGTTTGCAAATGCACAGATGGCTGTGTATCGGCAAGCTACATTTGGATGGGCTTACTGGACCTACAAGAATGTTAACAACCACTGGAGTATGCAGTGGATGATCAACAATGGATACATCTCCTTACAAAATGCCTGA
- the LOC123156655 gene encoding uncharacterized protein — MRWRWLSEDEIRFFPPSHRSSGASSVIGERVEFSEAPTSQAQPTVHRSASPFLLLAGRAAAAPSTSAAAQASASLPPSASGSPPPTTAGDGVGKKKLSELLRRMRAVRLREAGVDVRFCPSVDGMHLSTQGFRRARKQNSAA; from the exons ATGAGGTGGCGGTGGCTCtctgaagatgaaataaggttcttCCCACCTAGCCACCGTTCTAGTGGTGCTTCTAGCGTCATCGGAGAGCGTGTGGAG TTTTCAGAGGCCCCAACATCACAAGCCCAGCCCACAGTCCACCGATCTGCGtctcccttcctcctcctcgccggccgggCCGCGGCCGCTCCAAGCACGTCCGCGGCGGCGCAGGCGTCAGCCTCCCTCCCACCCTCCGCATCCGGCTCCCCGCCCCCCACCACCGCTGGAG ATGGTGTCGGCAAGAAGAAGCTCTCGGAGCTCCTCCGTCGGATGCGTGCTGTACGTCTACGGGAGGCCGGAGTGGACGTACGATTCTGTCCGTCCGTCGACGGGATGCATCTGTCAACACAAG GATTCAGGAGGGCCAGGAAGCAGAATTCTGCCGCGTAG